Part of the Poecilia reticulata strain Guanapo linkage group LG2, Guppy_female_1.0+MT, whole genome shotgun sequence genome is shown below.
NNNNNNNNNNNNNNNNNNNNNNNNNNNNNNNNNNNNNNNNNNNNNNNNNNNNNNNNNNNNNNNNNNNNNNNNNNNNNNNNNNNNNNNNNNNNNNNNNNNNNNNNNNNNNNNNNNNNNNNNNNNNNNNNNNNNNNNNNNNNNNNNNNNNNNNNNNNNNNNNNNNNNNNNNNNNNNNNNNNNNNNNNNNNNNNNNNNNNNNNNNNNNNNNNNNNNNNNNNNNNNNNNNNNNNNNNNNNNNNNNNNNNNNNNNNNNNNNNNNNNNNNNNNNNNNNNNNNNNNNNNNNNNNNNNNNNNNNNNNNNNNNNNNNNNNNNNNNNNNNNNNNNNNNNNNNNNNNNNNNNNNNNNNNNNNNNNNNNNNNNNNNNNNNNNNNNNNNNNNNNNNNNNNNNNNNNNNNNNNNNNNNNNNNNNNNNNNNNNNNNNNNNNNNNNNNNNNNNNNNNNNNNNNNNNNNNNNNNNNNNNNNNNNNNNNNNNNNNNNNNNNNNNNNNNNNNNNNNNNNNNNNNNNNNNNNNNNNNNNNNNNNNNNNNNNNNNNNNNNNNNNNNNNNNNNNNNNNNNNNNNNNNNNNNNNNNNNNNNNNNNNNNNNNNNNNNNNNNNNNNNNNNNNNNNNNNNNNNNNNNNNtacatacacacacacacacacacacacacacaaaagtgtACCACTTCAAGAAATGGATATGTGAACCAACCCTGCCCCTGCCAAGATGATCATCAATGTGTTGCTGTGATATTAGGGTCTGTGACAGCCCAACGTCTTCTGCTTCCCCTCCGTCACCCACATTAGGCAGGCGCAACACTCATCGCCTCTGACGTATGATAGGTGCGCACGCATTGGCATATGTGGCAGTGATTAAATTGCGTTTCATCGTTTTTTCCCGCTGGTCTCGCTGAACGCATCTGTCATATTTTGACATGAATCCTAAAAATTGGAAACAATCAGggtgatcctttttttttttttttttttggtttgtttgtttgtatacATTCGCACATAGTTTAAAACCATTTAAGGTTCTgagtttaattaaatgaatatttCGCTGATAGAGCAAAATGttaagaaacttttaaaactttttttaatcttttttgttttttgtttaattgtatttatttagttgtgcaatcttagaaaaaaatagacCTAAACTTTTGattgtattaatttattaatttttgttcACTGATTAAGCCCGACCGGAACTCTCAAATGACCTTACATGATCTCTAGAATCTAACTTTGAACTGAGGCTGGAAAATCGCAGCTGGCCCAGTGAGGCAGTGGTTTCTTCCTTATTTACAGTATGGCATCCTTACAGTACAAACAACCGCGTACAAAGAGCAGTGAGAAGtataaggaaacaaaaaaaaaggcgcTTCCTTTCTCTGCGGATCAATATCAGCGCAGCAGGAGCCGAACAGGAACCGACATCGACGCACTGTTGTGGAGCTGACCTTTCCCACTCTCCACGGGTCAGACCTTCGCTCAGCCGAGGAGGTCAGCGGGCCAGCCACGAAAGGAGGCGAATTCAAGCtgctaaatatatatagatatatatatgtatttcggtttgtatgtttttgcatACAAACCGATATTTCATACGCGCGCCTCTtgagaaaatttttttaagttacScgttttctactttaaaaaaaattaaagcagaaaatgtggagaaaaataataaaacagaaggaagaaaatggGATTTTGactggaaaataataatttaaaaaacgcACGTGCTACGGCATTTTTAGTAGCTTCCTAGATTTTCGTTGAGATCAGAGCATCTTCCCTGGAGATACCACCAACCCGTTTTTATTTACTATACATGCGCTCCGTGAGCCAAGTAATGTGAGCAGCTTGTACAACAAGAGACAGCGTCGCCTGCAGTCAAGCATCTCCGTGAGGCAGAGTGCcacttgctgctgctgcagagaaccGGCCCGCAACGGATAACAAGTCCTCCAAGTCTGCGTGATCAACAAGAATGCAAACCACTTATTCCTRCAGAAGCGTGYgataaaacatcaaacaaaacgGCATCAACGCGACAAAAGGTTATTTCCATCCTCCTCCTATTTATAGTCTTAATTTCGGCCTTTGACCACTTTGTAAAGCGCCATCTGTtcgaataaaagaaaaagaaNNNNNNNNNNNNNNNNNNNNNNNNNNNNNNNNNNNNNNNNNNNNNNNNNNNNNNNNNNNNNNNNNNNNNNNNNNNNNNNNNNNNNNNNNNNNNNNNNNNNNNNNNNNNNNNNNNNNNNNNNNNNNNNNNNNNNNNNNNNNNNNNNNNNNNNNNNNNNNNNNNNNNNNNNNNNNNNNNNNNNNNNNNNNNNNNNNNNNNNNNNNNNNNNNNNNNNNNNNNNNNNNNNNNNNNNNNNNNNNNNNNNNNNNNNNNNNNNNNNNNNNNNNNNNNNNNNNNNNNNNNNNNNNNNNNNNNNNNNNNNNNNNNNNNNNNNNNNNNNNNNNNNNNNNNNNNNNNNNNNNNNNNNNNNNNNNNNNNNNNNNNNNNNNNNNNNNNNNNNNNNNNNNNNNNNNNNNNNNNNNNNNNNNNNNNNNNNNNNNNNNNNNNNNNNNNNNNNNNNNNNNNNNNNNNNNNNNNNNNNNNNNNNNNNNNNNNNNNNNNNNNNNNNNNNNNNNNNNNNNNNNNNNNNNNNNNNNNNNNNNNNNNNNNNNNNNNNNNNNNNNNNNNNNNNNNNNNNNNNNNNNNNNNNNNNNNNNNNNNNNNNNNNNNNNNNNNNNNNNNNNNNNNNNNNNNNNNNNNNNNNNNNNNNNNNNNNNNNNNNNNNNNNNNNNNNNNNNNNNNNNNNNNNNNNNNNNNNNNNNNNNNNNNNNNNNNNNNNNNNNNNNNNNNNNNNNNNNNNNNNNNNNNNNNNNNNNNNNNNNNNNNNNNNNNNNNNNNNNNNNNNNNNNNNNNNNNNNNNNNNNNNNNNNNNNNNNNNNNNNNNNNNNNNNNNNNNNNNNNNNNNNNNNNNNNNNNNNNNNNNNNNNNNNNNNNNNNNNNNNNNNNNNNNNNNNNNNNNNNNNNNNNNNNNNNNNNNNNNNNNNNNNNNNNNNNNNNNNNNNNNNNNNNNNNNNNNNNNNNNNNNNNNNNNNNNNNNNNNNNNNNNNNNNNNNNNNNNNNNNNNNNNNNNNNNNNNNNNNNNNNNNNNNNNNNNNNNNNNNNNNNNNNNNNNNNNNNNNNNNNNNNNNNNNNNNNNNNNNNNNNNNNNNNNNNNNNNNNNNNNNNNNNNNNNNNNNNNNNNNNNNNNNNNNNNNNNNNNNNNNNNNNNNNNNNNNNNNNNNNNNNNNNNNNNNNNNNNNNNNNNNNNNNNNNNNNNNNNNNNNNNNNNNNNNNNNNNNNNNNNNNNNNNNNNNNNNNNNNNNNNNNNNNNNNNNNNNNNNNNNNNNNNNNNNNNNNNNNNNNNNNNNNNNNNNNNNNNNNNNNNNNNNNNNNNNNNNNNNNNNNNNNNNNNNNNNNNNNNNNNNNNNNNNNNNNNNNNNNNNNNNNNNNNNNNNNNNNNNNNNNNNNNNNNNNNNNNNNNNNNNNNNNNNNNNNNNNNNNNNNNNNNNNNNNNNNNNNNNNNNNNNNNNNNNNNNNNNNNNNNNNNNNNNNNNNNNNNNNNNNNNNNNNNNNNNNNNNNNNNNNNNNNNNNNNNNNNNNNNNNNNNNNNNNNNNNNNNNNNNNNNNNNNNNNNNNNNNNNNNNNNNNNNNNNNNNNNNNNNNNNNNNNNNNNNNNNNNNNNNNNNNNNNNNNNNNNNNNNNNNNNNNNNNNNNNNNNNNNNNNNNNNNNNNNNNNNNNNNNNNNNNNNNNNNNNNNNNNNNNNNNNNNNNNNNNNNNNNNNNNNNNNNNNNNNNNNNNNNNNNNNNNNNNNNNNNNNNNNNNNNNNNNNNNNNNNNNNNNNNNNNNNNNNNNNNNNNNNNNNNNNNNNNNNNNNNNNNNNNNNNNNNNNNNNNNNNNNNNNNNNNNNNNNNNNNNNNNNNNNNNNNNTGTTCTCTCTGACCCATTTCTACTGGacgttaaataaaaagtaaacagcaCCAGTTCGGAAGCATTAGGTGAGACccgggggagagagagagagaggggggggacCTGCTTTAACATCCGATAGAATAGTTATAAAGGAGTCCAAAGAGAGCACGTTTAATGGTTAAAAATGAATGATAGCCGCTTCGGTTCCAAATCTACTWTGTAACCACGACTACGATCTACTTTAGTAGCCGTAAAATACTCGCTCTTAATCAGATTCTATTGTGAGTTTCTGTGGACAAGACGCGGTTAKGATGACATGGAAAAATAACAGCACACGCTGGCCAATAACAATTACACAAATCCTAATTGTCTAAATCAATTTACAGGTAATTCCGGGAGGCtctatttttaaatctaagatCACCCCCCCTCTTCCCCCTCACCCCCACCGCGCCGTGGTTAAAATTAGGGGCCTACCTGTGTGCGTTCTCTTGTGGATCTTCAAGTTTTCCGAGCGGGCGAAGACCTTGCCGCAGCCGGGGAAGGGGCACGGGAAGGGCTTCTCCCCCGTGTGCACTCGAATGTGGTTCACCAGTTTGTATTTCGCCTTGAACGGCTTGCTCTCCCGGGAGCAGTCCTCCCAAAAGCAGATGTGGTTGGTCTGCTCCGGCCCGCCGACGTGCTCCACGGAGACGTGCGTGACCAGCTCGTGCATGGTGCTGAAAGTTTTGTTGCAGCACTTCTTGGGGTTGCTCAGCTGCTCCGGGTCGATCCACTTGCAGATGAGCTCCTGCTTGATGCACTGCTGCCTCATGTAGCGGAAAAAGGCACCggggtgatggtggtggtgggcTGCCATGTTCATGCCCATGTTCATATTCATGGAGCCGTACTGGTTGTGGAGCTGCGCGGCCGAGTACGGGTCGGTCCTCGGGCTGGAGACCTGGTGGTACTGCTCGGAGCGCCCGAAAACTTCACCCGGCAGTCCGAGCCTCATCTGGCCGTTCAGGACGTTCGGGGAGCCGTGGGAGCCGTGCTGGTCGTGGATCCCGGGGAAGAGTATGTGGCTCTGAGTGTCTGTGTGGGAGTGATGAAGGGACCCCGCCGTGGGGCCAAAAATAGCGTGCTGGCCGCTCGCCGGAGAGGATTCTCCGAAGCCGCGGCTGCGAAAGAGAAAGTCCCTGGTGGAGTTGAAAGGGGAGCTCGCGTACGACGTGACATGGGCGGCGTGGGCCCCCAGAGCCGCAGCGGGRTAGCCCGGCGCCTGGGTGGTGAAGGCAGAGCTCTGTCCCGGGGAGAGATCGTGGTTCAGCTTGAACGCACCCATGTGTGCGGAGTCTACAAAGCTGTTTTGCGCCAAACTCAAGTCTCTGTCCTGCATCTCGCTCGCAGAGTGATGCCTGGCGAACGTACCCACTCCCAGTCCGGGGAACTGGTGGCCAGCatcaagtaacatttttttttctaaatttaatttactttacgAAACCAGCGCagatgtcttcttttttttaaattacagtaaGAAGaaagaagggggggaaaaaagatcaaatgttGACACGCAACGATGCAACTTCCAGCTTTGGAAACACCATATCAGGCGTGAATCAAAAGCGCTTCTCCGCGCATAACTAAAAGATTTCAATTTAACTaacaagggggggaaaaaaaatctaatttacatGGGATCGAAAAATCCAAACGAAAGTGAAGGATTCCCTTGTGTCCTCTCCTCCTGGCTGTGCTTTAGTGAAactaagaagaagaagaaaattactTGTTCGATCAAAACAATTATCTTATTAGACGTCTTCTGCGCACGCCGAGCGAGAGTGGTTGAAGCATctcaagaatttaaaaaaaaaaaaaagaaaaggaaaaaaaaacattcaccgcGGTCCAGTTTGGGCACGGATTTATGTCTCTGGCTCGGAGTGAGCGCTTTATCGGCGGAGGGTCCCTGTTTCTCCGTGGACTGGCTCTACCTCCTCTTCCGCCCCCTTTAACTGGAGCCCGTTCTCTCCTTCCGCGCAGTCTCATTGGCCACCGCGCCTCATCAATCCCAGGTGCCCCTCCAATGGCAGGTAGAGCTTTGGCGANNNNNNNNNNNNNNNNNNNNNNNNNNNNNNNNNNNNNNNNNNNNNNNNNNNNNNNNNNNNNNNNNNNNNNNNNNNNNNNNNNNNNNNNNNNNNNNNNNNNNNNNNNNNNNNNNNNNNNNNNNNNNNNNNNNNNNNNNNNNNNNNNNNNNNNNNNNNNNNNNNNNNNNNNNNNNNNNNNNNNNNNNNNNNNNNNNNNNNNNNNNNNNNNNNNNNNNNNNNNNNNNNNNNNNNNNNNNNNNNNNNNNNNNNNNNNNNNNNNNNNNNNNNNNNNNNNNNNNNNNNNNNNNNNNNNNNNNNNNNNNNNNNNNNNNNNNNNNNNNNNNNNNNNNNNNNNNNNNNNNNNNNNNNNNNNNNNNNNNNNNNNNNNNNNNNNNNNNNNNNNNNNNNNNNNNNNNNNNNNNNNNNNNNNNNNNNNNNNNNNNNNNNNNNNNNNNNNNNNNNNNNNNNNNNNNNNNNNNNNNNNNNNNNNNNNNNNNNNNNNNNNNNNNNNNNNNNNNNNNNNNNNNNNNNNNNNNNNNNNNNNNNNNNNNNNNNNNNNNNNNNNNNNNNNNNNNNNNNNNNNNNNNNNNNNNNNNNNNNNNNNNNNNNNNNNNNNNNNNNNNNNNNNNNNNNNNNNNNNNgatagatagatagatagatagatagatagatagatagatagatagatagatagatagatagatagatagatagatagatagatagatagatagattttaTTGCAATTTCAATCCAACACAAACCAGCACATAATAAAGTTATAGGTAAAACTCCTTTGAATCTTAAAAAACATCAGCTATCTGATGAGACCAGAGTTGAACTTCGTGGTCTTAAACGCAAGAAACGAAACTTTTCTAACACAAATCTCCATAGCAACATATAGTCACATAAACATTTGCAAACGGACTCACAACCCCTTCAACCTCATTCAAAGGACCTATACACGGCTATATTTAGATGACACCATATTTGAAGTTTGACCCTTAACTCACAACCGCCACCATCATGGTGGTGGCATCATAATGCTGAGGGGGTCGCCGCTGCAGATAGACTCAGTTGACAAAGCATAAATGTGTGGCTCCGTGTGGGTTTCGGTGGTTTCCCCCCAAAACGACCACAACTGGATCTGTCGTGGTTCTCCAGTTTTC
Proteins encoded:
- the zic2a gene encoding zinc finger protein ZIC 2a, with the protein product MLLDAGHQFPGLGVGTFARHHSASEMQDRDLSLAQNSFVDSAHMGAFKLNHDLSPGQSSAFTTQAPGYPAAALGAHAAHVTSYASSPFNSTRDFLFRSRGFGESSPASGQHAIFGPTAGSLHHSHTDTQSHILFPGIHDQHGSHGSPNVLNGQMRLGLPGEVFGRSEQYHQVSSPRTDPYSAAQLHNQYGSMNMNMGMNMAAHHHHHPGAFFRYMRQQCIKQELICKWIDPEQLSNPKKCCNKTFSTMHELVTHVSVEHVGGPEQTNHICFWEDCSRESKPFKAKYKLVNHIRVHTGEKPFPCPFPGCGKVFARSENLKIHKRTHTGRPLILTTARWG